The Equus quagga isolate Etosha38 chromosome 2, UCLA_HA_Equagga_1.0, whole genome shotgun sequence genome has a window encoding:
- the IVD gene encoding isovaleryl-CoA dehydrogenase, mitochondrial isoform X1, which translates to MATAARLLGRRVASWRLQPPRPPLAGVVSQRAHSLLPVDDAVNGLSEEQKQLRQTMARFLQEHLAPQAHEIDHSNEFKNLREFWKQLGNLGVLGITAPVQYGGSGLGYLEHVLVMEEISRASGAVGLSYGAHSNLCLNQIVRNGNEAQKEKYLPKLISGEHIGALAMSEPNAGSDVVSMKLKAEKKGDHYILNGNKFWITNGPDADILIVYAKTDLAAVPPSRGITAFIVEKDMPGFSTSKKLDKLGMRGSNTCELIFEDCKVPATNILGHPSKGVYVLMSGLDLERLVLAGGPLGLMQAVLDHSIPYLHTREAFGQKIGHFQLMQGKMADMYTRLMACRQYVYNVAKACDEGHCTSKDCAGVILYSAECATQVALDGIQCFGANGYINDFPMGRFLRDAKLYEIGAGTSEVRRLVIGRAFNTDFR; encoded by the exons ATGGCGACTGCAGCTCGGCTCCTGGGGCGGCGGGTGGCGAGCTGGAGGCTGCAGCCGCCGCGGCCGCCCCTCGCCGGCGTCGTTTCCCAGCGGGCCCACTCGCTGTTGCCCGTGGACGATGCGGTCAACGGGCTAAGCGAGGAGCAGAAGCAG CTTCGTCAGACCATGGCTAGGTTCCTTCAGGAGCACCTAGCCCCCCAGGCCCACGAGATTGATCACAGCAACGAGTTCAAGAACCTTCGA GAGTTTTGGAAGCAGCTGGGGAACCTGGGAGTCTTGGGCATCACAGCCCCTG TTCAGTATGGCGGCTCTGGCTTGGGCTACCTGGAGCATGTGTTGGTGATGGAGGAGATATCCCGAGCCTCTGGAGCAGTGGGACTCAGTTATGGTGCCCACTCGAACCTCTGCCTCAACCAAATTGTGCGCAATGGAAATGAGGCCCAGAAGGAGAAGTACCTCCCCAAG CTGATCAGCGGTGAACACATCGGAGCCCTGGCCATGAGTGAGCCCAATGCCGGCTCTGATGTTGTCTCCATGAagctaaaagcagaaaaaaaag GAGATCACTACATCCTGAATGGCAACAAGTTCTGGATCACCAATGGCCCCGATGCTGACATCCTTATTGTCTATGCCAAGACAGATCTGGCTGCTGTGCCACCTTCTCGGGGCATCACGGCCTTCATCGTTGAGAAG GATATGCCCGGCTTCAGCACCTCCAAGAAGCTGGACAAGCTGGGGATGCGAGGCTCTAACACCTGTGAGCTGATCTTTGAGGACTGCAAGGTTCCTG CTACCAACATCCTGGGCCATCCAAGTAAGGGCGTCTACGTGCTGATGAGTGGGTTGGACCTGGAACGGCTAGTGCTGGCTGGTGGGCCCCTCGG GCTCATGCAGGCCGTCCTCGACCACAGCATTCCCTACCTGCACACGAGGGAAGCCTTTGGCCAGAAGATTGGCCACTTCCAA CTGATGCAGGGGAAGATGGCTGACATGTACACGCGCCTCATGGCATGTCGGCAGTACGTCTACAACGTCGCCAAAGCCTGTGATGAGGGCCACTGCACCTCCAAG GACTGCGCGGGGGTGATTCTTTACTCAGCCGAGTGCGCCACACAGGTCGCCCTGGACGGCATTCAGTGTTTCG GTGCCAATGGCTACATCAATGACTTTCCCATGGGCCGCTTTCTGCGAGATGCCAAACTGTATGAGATTGGGGCCGGGACCAGTGAGGTGAGGAGGCTGGTCATCGGCAGAGCCTTCAACACAGACTTCCGCTAA
- the IVD gene encoding isovaleryl-CoA dehydrogenase, mitochondrial isoform X2 translates to MATAARLLGRRVASWRLQPPRPPLAGVVSQRAHSLLPVDDAVNGLSEEQKQEFWKQLGNLGVLGITAPVQYGGSGLGYLEHVLVMEEISRASGAVGLSYGAHSNLCLNQIVRNGNEAQKEKYLPKLISGEHIGALAMSEPNAGSDVVSMKLKAEKKGDHYILNGNKFWITNGPDADILIVYAKTDLAAVPPSRGITAFIVEKDMPGFSTSKKLDKLGMRGSNTCELIFEDCKVPATNILGHPSKGVYVLMSGLDLERLVLAGGPLGLMQAVLDHSIPYLHTREAFGQKIGHFQLMQGKMADMYTRLMACRQYVYNVAKACDEGHCTSKDCAGVILYSAECATQVALDGIQCFGANGYINDFPMGRFLRDAKLYEIGAGTSEVRRLVIGRAFNTDFR, encoded by the exons ATGGCGACTGCAGCTCGGCTCCTGGGGCGGCGGGTGGCGAGCTGGAGGCTGCAGCCGCCGCGGCCGCCCCTCGCCGGCGTCGTTTCCCAGCGGGCCCACTCGCTGTTGCCCGTGGACGATGCGGTCAACGGGCTAAGCGAGGAGCAGAAGCAG GAGTTTTGGAAGCAGCTGGGGAACCTGGGAGTCTTGGGCATCACAGCCCCTG TTCAGTATGGCGGCTCTGGCTTGGGCTACCTGGAGCATGTGTTGGTGATGGAGGAGATATCCCGAGCCTCTGGAGCAGTGGGACTCAGTTATGGTGCCCACTCGAACCTCTGCCTCAACCAAATTGTGCGCAATGGAAATGAGGCCCAGAAGGAGAAGTACCTCCCCAAG CTGATCAGCGGTGAACACATCGGAGCCCTGGCCATGAGTGAGCCCAATGCCGGCTCTGATGTTGTCTCCATGAagctaaaagcagaaaaaaaag GAGATCACTACATCCTGAATGGCAACAAGTTCTGGATCACCAATGGCCCCGATGCTGACATCCTTATTGTCTATGCCAAGACAGATCTGGCTGCTGTGCCACCTTCTCGGGGCATCACGGCCTTCATCGTTGAGAAG GATATGCCCGGCTTCAGCACCTCCAAGAAGCTGGACAAGCTGGGGATGCGAGGCTCTAACACCTGTGAGCTGATCTTTGAGGACTGCAAGGTTCCTG CTACCAACATCCTGGGCCATCCAAGTAAGGGCGTCTACGTGCTGATGAGTGGGTTGGACCTGGAACGGCTAGTGCTGGCTGGTGGGCCCCTCGG GCTCATGCAGGCCGTCCTCGACCACAGCATTCCCTACCTGCACACGAGGGAAGCCTTTGGCCAGAAGATTGGCCACTTCCAA CTGATGCAGGGGAAGATGGCTGACATGTACACGCGCCTCATGGCATGTCGGCAGTACGTCTACAACGTCGCCAAAGCCTGTGATGAGGGCCACTGCACCTCCAAG GACTGCGCGGGGGTGATTCTTTACTCAGCCGAGTGCGCCACACAGGTCGCCCTGGACGGCATTCAGTGTTTCG GTGCCAATGGCTACATCAATGACTTTCCCATGGGCCGCTTTCTGCGAGATGCCAAACTGTATGAGATTGGGGCCGGGACCAGTGAGGTGAGGAGGCTGGTCATCGGCAGAGCCTTCAACACAGACTTCCGCTAA